One part of the Acidobacteriota bacterium genome encodes these proteins:
- the acnA gene encoding aconitate hydratase AcnA, with protein sequence MPADPFHARDRLETASGPVEIFRLDRLEKQGFGEVSRLPFSIKVLLESLLRNVDGHLVTEEDVTRLAGWRPRDQERPELPFLPARVLMQDFTGVPGVVDLAAMRSAMARLGGDPRRVNPQIPVDLVIDHSVQVDVFGRPDALRENAEIEFRRNRERYEFLRWGAAAFDNFRAVPPATGIVHQVNLEFLARVVQTRSDGGITVAFPDSLVGTDSHTTMINGLGVLGWGVGGIEAEATMLGQPVSILTPDVVGVRLEGELPPGATATDLVLTVTERLRRHGVVGKFVEFCGPGLAKLPLADRATIANMAPEYGATMGFFPVDRETLRYLELTGRPKELIDLVERYTREQGLYRTGSDPDPEFTDLITVDMSRVEPSLAGPRRPQDRVPLAEARERFERELSEGFGVPGDDPRRGAPIEVEVDGRRSGIGHGSVVIAAITSCTNTSNPSVMVGAGLLARKAVERGLAVPAHVKTSLAPGSRVVTAYLEKAGLLRDLEQLGFHVVGYGCTTCIGNSGPLPPAVAEAIEKNGLVAVSVLSGNRNFEGRINPHCRANYLASPPLVVAYALAGRMDVDLAREPLGTGKDGQPVYLREIWPGPEEIARVVEESLDPESFRRQYENVFGGNENWNRIPVTEGDLFEWDPKSTYIKEPPFFEDLGPEAGPVAPIRGARVLALLGDSVTTDHISPAGAIPPDSPAGKWLIEQGVEPSEFNSFGSRRGNHEVMIRGTFGNIRLRNRLAPGTEGGYTVHLPDGETMTIYDAAMRYREEGRPLIVLAGKEYGTGSSRDWAAKGTALLGVRAVIARSFERIHRSNLVGMGVLPLEFCDGASWESLGLSGRELYDIEGVEGALEPQQTFTVIARDDGGEKRFQVRSRLDSPVEVEYFRHGGILRYVLRQLLRAG encoded by the coding sequence TGGCGGCCGCGCGACCAAGAACGGCCGGAGCTTCCGTTCCTTCCCGCGCGCGTGCTCATGCAGGACTTCACGGGCGTTCCGGGTGTGGTGGATCTGGCGGCGATGCGAAGCGCGATGGCGCGCCTCGGCGGCGACCCGCGGCGGGTCAACCCGCAGATCCCGGTCGATCTCGTCATCGACCACTCCGTGCAGGTCGACGTCTTCGGCCGGCCGGACGCGTTGCGCGAGAATGCCGAGATCGAATTCCGGCGCAACCGCGAGCGCTACGAGTTCCTCCGGTGGGGTGCGGCCGCCTTCGACAACTTCCGCGCCGTCCCCCCGGCCACGGGGATCGTGCACCAGGTCAACCTCGAGTTCCTGGCGCGGGTGGTACAGACACGATCCGACGGCGGCATCACCGTGGCCTTCCCCGATTCCCTCGTCGGCACCGACAGCCACACGACGATGATCAACGGCCTCGGTGTTCTCGGGTGGGGGGTCGGCGGCATCGAGGCCGAGGCGACGATGCTGGGCCAGCCGGTTTCGATCCTCACGCCAGACGTGGTCGGCGTGCGGCTCGAAGGGGAACTCCCACCCGGTGCGACCGCCACCGATCTGGTGCTCACCGTCACCGAGCGCCTCCGCCGGCACGGCGTCGTCGGCAAGTTCGTCGAGTTCTGCGGCCCGGGTCTCGCGAAACTTCCCCTCGCCGACCGCGCCACGATCGCCAACATGGCGCCCGAATACGGCGCGACGATGGGGTTCTTCCCGGTCGACCGCGAGACCCTGAGATACCTCGAGCTGACGGGGCGCCCGAAAGAGCTGATCGATCTGGTCGAGCGTTACACCCGGGAACAGGGGCTCTACCGGACGGGCAGCGATCCCGATCCCGAGTTCACCGACCTGATCACGGTGGACATGAGCCGTGTGGAGCCGAGCCTCGCGGGACCGCGCCGCCCGCAGGACCGTGTGCCTCTCGCGGAAGCACGGGAGCGGTTCGAGCGGGAGCTGAGCGAGGGCTTCGGTGTGCCGGGGGACGATCCCCGGCGCGGCGCTCCGATCGAGGTCGAGGTGGACGGGCGGCGGTCGGGAATCGGCCACGGATCGGTCGTCATCGCGGCGATCACGAGCTGCACCAACACCTCGAACCCCTCGGTGATGGTCGGCGCAGGCCTTCTGGCGCGGAAAGCGGTGGAACGGGGTCTTGCCGTCCCCGCGCACGTGAAGACCAGTCTTGCCCCGGGATCGCGCGTGGTCACCGCCTACCTCGAAAAGGCGGGTCTCCTGCGGGACCTCGAGCAGCTCGGCTTCCACGTCGTCGGCTACGGATGCACCACCTGCATCGGAAACAGCGGGCCCCTCCCGCCGGCCGTGGCGGAAGCGATCGAGAAAAACGGCCTCGTCGCGGTCTCGGTGCTGTCGGGCAACCGGAACTTCGAGGGCCGGATCAATCCGCACTGCCGCGCGAACTATCTCGCGTCGCCTCCGCTGGTGGTGGCCTATGCGCTGGCGGGGCGGATGGACGTGGACCTCGCGCGAGAGCCGCTGGGAACCGGCAAGGACGGGCAACCGGTCTATCTCCGCGAGATCTGGCCCGGCCCCGAGGAGATCGCCCGGGTCGTCGAGGAGTCGCTCGACCCCGAATCGTTCCGCCGGCAGTACGAGAACGTTTTCGGGGGGAACGAGAACTGGAACCGCATCCCGGTCACGGAGGGCGATCTCTTCGAGTGGGACCCCAAGAGCACCTACATCAAGGAGCCTCCGTTCTTCGAGGACCTCGGTCCCGAGGCGGGACCGGTCGCGCCGATCCGCGGAGCGCGGGTGCTGGCCCTTCTCGGCGACTCCGTGACGACCGACCACATCTCCCCCGCCGGGGCGATCCCGCCGGACAGCCCGGCCGGAAAGTGGCTCATCGAGCAGGGCGTCGAGCCCTCCGAGTTCAACTCGTTCGGCTCGCGCCGCGGCAACCACGAGGTGATGATCCGCGGGACGTTCGGCAACATCCGGCTTCGCAACCGCCTCGCGCCGGGAACCGAGGGCGGCTACACGGTGCACCTTCCCGACGGCGAGACGATGACGATCTACGATGCGGCGATGCGCTACCGGGAAGAGGGCCGGCCGCTGATCGTCCTGGCGGGCAAGGAATACGGCACCGGGAGTTCGCGAGACTGGGCGGCGAAGGGAACCGCGCTGCTGGGGGTGCGCGCCGTGATTGCGCGCAGCTTCGAGCGGATCCATCGCAGCAACCTGGTGGGGATGGGCGTGCTGCCGCTGGAGTTCTGCGACGGCGCCTCCTGGGAGAGCCTCGGCCTTTCCGGAAGGGAGCTCTACGACATCGAGGGCGTGGAGGGTGCGCTCGAGCCGCAGCAAACGTTCACGGTGATCGCGCGGGACGACGGAGGAGAAAAGCGCTTCCAGGTTCGGAGTCGGCTCGACTCGCCGGTCGAGGTCGAATACTTCCGGCACGGGGGCATCCTGAGGTACGTCCTGCGCCAGCTCCTGCGCGCCGGCTGA
- the xth gene encoding exodeoxyribonuclease III, producing MRIATWNVNGLRARLEFVLEWLRRREPDLVGLQELKLTDDQFPHEPFRELGYQALVHGQKAWNGVAILAKFPIEETARGLPGQEDAGARLLAARSGSLHFVTVYVPNGKAVGHEDFERKLAWFDSLSDWLARAYDPDRPLVVCGDFNVVPEPLDSWNEEMLAGTIFHTDEERARVARLREWGLVDLFRTLHPGKRAFSWWDYRGGAFHRGQGLRIDLVLGTRPVAAWAREATIDREFRKKQRGLTPSDHAPVIVELAADGA from the coding sequence ATGCGGATCGCCACCTGGAACGTGAACGGCCTTCGGGCCCGCCTGGAGTTCGTCCTGGAATGGCTGCGCCGGCGCGAGCCGGATCTCGTCGGGTTGCAGGAGCTCAAGCTGACCGACGATCAGTTTCCACACGAGCCGTTCCGGGAACTCGGCTACCAGGCGCTCGTCCACGGGCAGAAGGCGTGGAACGGCGTGGCCATCCTCGCGAAGTTCCCCATCGAGGAGACGGCGCGCGGACTTCCGGGCCAAGAGGACGCCGGCGCGAGGCTCTTGGCCGCCCGCAGCGGTAGCCTGCACTTCGTGACCGTGTACGTGCCGAACGGAAAAGCGGTCGGCCACGAAGACTTCGAGCGGAAGCTCGCGTGGTTCGATTCCCTCTCCGACTGGCTGGCCCGCGCCTACGATCCGGACCGACCGCTCGTGGTCTGCGGCGATTTCAACGTCGTCCCGGAACCCCTCGACTCCTGGAACGAGGAGATGCTCGCGGGGACGATCTTCCACACCGACGAGGAGCGCGCGCGCGTGGCGCGCCTGCGCGAGTGGGGATTGGTCGATCTGTTCCGGACGCTCCACCCCGGGAAGCGCGCATTTTCGTGGTGGGATTACCGCGGCGGCGCGTTCCACCGCGGCCAGGGGCTGCGGATCGACCTCGTGCTCGGTACCCGCCCGGTGGCGGCGTGGGCGAGGGAAGCGACGATCGACCGCGAGTTCCGGAAAAAGCAGCGCGGCTTGACTCCCTCCGATCACGCTCCCGTCATCGTCGAGCTCGCAGCGGACGGTGCGTGA
- a CDS encoding deoxyguanosinetriphosphate triphosphohydrolase: MNASEPYLAAWAQRDAQTRGRRYPQQEHPYRPPYARDRDRIIHSRAFRRLEYKTQVFVNHEGDHYRTRLTHSIEVSQIARTVCRALRLNSDLAESLALGHDLGHTPFGHLGEEILDELMRDEGGFDHNRQTLRVVEFLERRYPEFPGLNLTWEVREGIVKHSGPPDLARTPEAAEYLPETPPPLEAQLIDLVDEIAYNHHDIEDGLESGLLDLDALVDAVPLFGDPFRAAAKDHPGEDAWVRAKVALRRVIDTLVTDLVTTTRERIRAAGVRSVDDVRSQPEWLVGLSDPVASANRTLKRYLWQRLYRHPRIEATRRHFGSVVRELFAAYVADPGEMPERFAALAEEQGVARAACDYIAGMTDRFALQEHRRLCGGPGPDALPSATH, from the coding sequence AGCGAACCCTACCTGGCGGCTTGGGCGCAGCGTGACGCCCAGACGCGGGGGCGGCGTTATCCGCAACAGGAACACCCTTATCGTCCCCCGTACGCGCGCGACCGCGACCGCATCATCCATTCGCGGGCGTTTCGCCGGCTCGAGTACAAGACGCAGGTTTTCGTCAATCACGAGGGCGACCACTACCGGACGAGGTTGACCCACTCGATCGAGGTCAGCCAGATCGCCAGGACCGTGTGCCGAGCGCTGAGGCTGAACTCCGATCTGGCGGAGTCGCTGGCCCTCGGACACGACCTCGGTCACACCCCGTTCGGTCACCTCGGCGAGGAGATCCTCGACGAGCTGATGCGGGACGAAGGCGGTTTCGACCACAACCGCCAGACGCTCCGGGTCGTCGAATTCCTGGAGCGCCGGTACCCGGAGTTTCCCGGTCTCAATCTCACGTGGGAGGTCAGGGAGGGGATCGTCAAGCACTCGGGGCCGCCCGACCTCGCGCGGACACCGGAGGCCGCGGAATACCTCCCCGAGACACCGCCGCCGCTCGAAGCCCAGCTGATCGATCTGGTGGACGAGATCGCTTACAACCACCACGACATCGAAGACGGTCTCGAGTCGGGGTTGCTCGACCTCGACGCGCTCGTCGACGCCGTGCCTCTTTTCGGTGATCCGTTCCGCGCCGCGGCGAAAGACCATCCCGGGGAGGACGCGTGGGTCCGGGCGAAGGTCGCCCTGCGGCGCGTCATCGATACGCTCGTCACCGACCTGGTGACCACCACGCGCGAGAGGATCCGGGCGGCTGGGGTCCGGTCGGTGGACGACGTTCGGTCCCAACCGGAATGGCTCGTGGGCCTGTCGGACCCGGTGGCCTCGGCGAACCGGACCCTGAAACGCTACCTCTGGCAGCGCCTCTACCGGCACCCCCGGATCGAAGCCACCCGGCGGCACTTCGGCTCGGTCGTCCGGGAGCTGTTCGCGGCCTACGTGGCCGATCCCGGTGAGATGCCGGAGCGCTTCGCCGCCCTGGCCGAGGAACAGGGGGTGGCTCGGGCCGCCTGCGACTACATCGCCGGCATGACCGACCGGTTCGCTCTCCAGGAGCACCGCCGCCTCTGCGGCGGCCCGGGCCCGGACGCGCTGCCGAGCGCGACCCACTGA